GTCCGGCGCGACCACCAGGAAGACCAGCGCCGCCACGAGGTTGGCGATGGTCGCCAGCACGTTCTTGATGCCGTTGATCTGCTGCAGGCCCAGCGGCAGCAGGATGCTCATGATCCCCAGCAGCAGCACCCCCTGCGCCGCGCCGAAGTAGCCGCCGTAGACCCCGGACAGCAGGATGCCGACCACGAGCGCGACCCACCGGCCCGGGGTGATGCGGTCGGCGTGCCGGCGGGCGGCCCAGCGCTGCAGCCGCGGCCCGAGCACGACGAGCAGCAGGGCCACGAGGATGAGGACGGGCACGATCGTCTCGAACGCCGCCGCCGGCAGCACCAGCAGGAGCAGGGCGCCGATGACCGACCCCACCAGGCTCGCCGGCCCCAGGCGCCAGAGCATCGGGCCCAGCGAGCGCAGCTCGTGACGGTAGCCCCACGTCCCCGCGACGCCTCCGGGCACCAGACCCAGGGAGTTGGAGATGTTGGCCGAGACCGGGGCATACCCGAAGAGCAGCAGCACCGGGAAGGTCACCAGCGTGCCGGACCCGACGATCGTGTTGATGGTGCCCGCCGCCAGCCCGGCCAGGACGATAGCGAGGACCTCGAGGACGCTCACGCGGTGGTGCCGGGCACCGACCCCGACCCCGACGCCGGCACCGGGGTCGCGGCGCGGGCCGACCAGCGGTCCCCGTGGCGGTCGACGACGAGCGGTATGCCGAAGGTCGCCGAGAGGTTCTCGGCCGTCAGCGTGAGCTCGATCGGGCCGGCGGCGACCACCGTGCCCTCGCGCAGCATGAGGATGTCGGTGAAGCCGGGCGGGATCTCCTCGACGTGGTGCGTGACCAGCACCAGCGCCGGGGCGTCCAGGTCCTCCGCGAGCAGGCTGAGCCGCCCGACCAGGTCCTCCCGGCCCCGCAGGTCGAGGCCTGCGGCCGGCTCGTCGAGCAGCATGAGCTCGGGGTCGGTCATGAGGGCCCGGGCGATCTGCACCCGCTTGCGCTCGCCCTCGGAGAGGGTGCCGAACCGGCGGGTCGCCAGGTGCGCCACCCCGAGCGCCTCGAGGAGCTCGGCGGCGCGCTGGTCGTCGGTCTCGTCGTACTGCTCGCGCCAGCGGCCGACCACCCCGTAGGCGGCGGTGACCACGACGTCGCTGACCCGCTCCTCGTCGGGGATGCGGTCGGCGACGGCGGCGCTGGAGACCCCGATCCGGGGGCGGAGCTCGAAGACGTCGACGGCCCCCAGCACCTCACCCAGGACCCCGGCGACACCGGTGGTGGGGTGCATGCGGCCGGAGGCGAGCTGGAGCAGCGTGGTCTTGCCGGCCCCGTTGGGCCCGATGACGACCCACCGCTCCCCCTCCTCGACCGACCAGTCCACCCCGCTGAGCAGGTCGGTCGTGCCACGCCGGACCCCGACACCGGCGAATTCCAGGACATCGCTCATGGCGGGCCACTCTAGTCGGGGCCGAGGTGTCTACCATCGCCCCCATGCCTGATCACGAGCTGCCGGCGAGCGTGCGGGTGGCCCTGTGGGCCACCGCGGCCTTCGCCGGGCGCGCCGACGTGTCCACGGTCGCCGCCCGGGCCCTGCCCGACGTCGACCACGTGGAGGGCCTGACCGAGCCGTTGGGCATGTGGCAGAGCCTCGGCGAGCGGGCCGTGCTCGTGGCTCTGCCCCGTCCGGGCGACCTCACCGGTATGCCGCGGGGCTCGGCGGACCTGCACGCCGCCGCCAGCGCGGCGGCCGAGTGCGTCTTCATCCCGGGCCTGGGCGGGGCGCTGGTGCCCGAGCTGGAGCTGTTCGGGCCGGAGGGCGACCAGGGCTGGTCCGCGCGCTGGACGCTGCACGACGCCGAGCCCTTCCCCACGCACCGGGTGGAGGCGCTCGACCTCGGTCAGGTCGAGCTGGGCCTGCGGACCGAGCTGGCCGCGCACACCGACGCCCTCCTCGAGGCGGGTGGCGCGCCCTTCGGCGCCGCGGCCCAGGAGCGCCTGGCGGGCCTGCGCCGCACGTCGCAGGCCGAGCCCTGGGGGCTGCCCACCGGCCTCCCGGGCCGGGCCCAGCGGCTCATCGCCCTCGCCGCCGGGGTCCTGACGCTCACCGACGCCGGGCTGGACCCCGCGCTGGAGTCGGTCGACCTGGCGACCACGAGCTCGCGCGGACAGACGCTGCGGCGCCTGCAGGCCGTGGCCGCCACGGCGCTGACCGACGCGACGAACACCGCCGTCCTGCACCTCGCCGGCTGGCGCTAGCGAGGACCGGGGCGCCCCGCCCTCAGTCCGCGACGGCGAGCAGCGTCTCGCAGGCCTCCGCGCACTCGCGGCAGGCCTGCGCGCAGGCGCGGCAGTGGTCCATCTCGTGGCTGCCGCACTCGTCGGCGCACTCGCGGCAGACCGCGATGCACGCCCGCACGACCTCCTCCCAGCTGTCCCCGTTGGGCCCCGGGCGGGAGAGGATGTCGGCGGTGGTGCGGCAGATGGCGGCGCACTGGTTGCACAGGTCGATGCACCGGACCATGTCGCCGGCGTGGCCTCCGCGCAGGCAGGCGTCCGCGCAGGACGCGCAGGTGCTCGCGCAGGCCGACGCCGCCTCGATGGCGGCCCGCAGCTGGGGAAGGTCGAAGGTGTCGCGGTCCGGGTGCATGCTGAGGATGTCGCTCATGGTGCGACCGTAGGACCGTCCGCCGCGGTCTGCGACCGGAGGCGCCCGGCCTCAGCCGAGCTCGGGCAGGTCCGGGGCACGGCCCTCCAGGACGGCGCGGTAGACCTCGACGGTGCGCTCGGCCACCGTGGTCCAGCTGAACTGCTCGACCGCCCGTGCCCGACCGGCCTCGCCCCGCCGGCGCGCCTCCTCGGCGTCCGAGCAGGCCTCCACCAGGGCCCGGCCCAGGTCGGCGACGAAGGCGTCCTCGTCGACCGGCGTGCCGGTGCCGTCCTGGACCTGCTCGATGGGCACCAGCCAGCCGGTCTCGCCGTCGACGACAACCTCGGGGATGCCGCCCGTCGCGGTCGCGACCACCGCGGCGCCGCAGGCCATCGCCTCGAGGTTGACGATGCCGAGCGGCTCGTAGACGGAGGGGCACACGAAGACGGTGGCGTGGGAGAGCACGGCGACGACCTGGTGGCGCGGCAGCATGTCGTCGATCCACACCACGGGCGCCGCCTGCTCGCCCCGCTCGGTGCGCAGCTGGTCCACGAGGGCGATGACCTCGGCCTTGATCTCCTCGGTGTCCGGCGCCCCCGCGAGGAGCACGACCTGCACGTCGTCGTCCAGCGCGCGCAGCGCCTTGAGCAGGAAGGGCAGGCCCTTCTGCCGGGTGATCCGCCCCAGGAAGACGACGCTGCGGGCGTGCGGGTCGATCCCCTTCGACCGCACGAACTCGGCGGCGTCGTCGGAGGTGTCCCGCTGCCACAGGTCGGCGTCGATGCCGTTGTGCACCACGTGGACGGCGTCCGGGTCGACGCCGGGGTAGGCCGCCAGGATGTCGCGGCGCATGCCTGCGGAGACGGCGATGACGCCGGCCGCGCCCTCGTAGGCGACCTTCTCGACCATGGAGGAGACGGCATACCCGCCGCCGAGCTGCTCGGCCTTCCAGGGCCGCAGCGGCTCCAGGCTGTGCGCGCTGACCACGTGCGGGATCTGCGCCAGCGCACCCCCCAGGTGACCGCCCATGTTGGCGTACCAGGTGTGGCTGTGCACGAGGTCCGCGCCCCCGGTGGCGACGTCGCGCGCCATGAGGAGGTCCACGCCCAGGGTGCGCAGCGCACCGTTGGCGTCCGCGAGGTCCTCGGGCACGGCATACCCGGTCGTGCCCGGCTCGTCGGCGGGCTCGTCGAAGGCTCTGACCTGAACCTGCGTCCCGTCGACGGCTCGCAGGGCACGGGTCAGCTCGGCGACGTGGACGCCGGCTCCGCCGTAGACGTTGGGGGGGTACTCGCGGGTGAGGATGTCGATGCGCACGCCCTCAACGTAGCCCCTGGCCCCTCCCCTCGCCAGGGGTTGACGCGGCGTCTAGGTTGGTCCCATGGCAGCGCAACGAGGCAGTCGGCTCAAGGTCCTGGCGATCGTCCTGGCGGGTGGGGAGGGCAAGCGGCTGATGCCGCTGACCGCGGACCGGGCCAAGCCCGCCGTCCCGTTCGGGGGGATCTACCGCCTCATCGACTTCGCCCTGTCCAACATGGTCAACTCCGGCTACCTCAAGATCGTCGTGCTGACGCAGTACAAGTCGCACAGCCTGGACGCGCACATCACCAAGACGTGGCGTATGTCAACCCTCCTGGGCAACTACGTCGCGCCGGTCCCCGCCCAGCAGCGGCTCGGCAAGAGCTGGTTCTCCGGGTCGGCGGACGCGATCTACCAGAGCCTCAACCTCGTGCACGACGAGCGGCCGGACATCGTGGTCGTCGTCGGCGCCGACCACGTCTACCGCATGGACTTCGCCCAGATGGTCGAGCAGCACGTCGAGACCGGCGCCGGTTGCACGGTCGCGGCGATCCGGCAGCCGATCAGCCTGGCCGACCAGTTCGGGGTCATCGACGTCAACCAGGAGGACCCGCGGCAGATCCGCGAGTTCCTGGAGAAGCCGGCCGACCCGCGGGGGCTGCCCGACGCCCCGGACGAGGTGCTGGCCTCGATGGGGAACTACGTGTTCACCACCGAGGCGCTCGAGGCCGCGGTGCGGATGGACGCCCTCAACGAGGGGTCCAAGCACGACATGGGCGGTGACATCGTCCCGGCCTTCGTGGACAAGGGCGACGCCTGGGTCTACGACTTCAAGGACAACGAGATCGCCGGGGCGACCGACCGGGACCGCGGCTACTGGCGCGACGTCGGCACCATCGACTCCTACTACGACTCGCACATGGACCTGGTGTCGGTGCACCCGGTGTTCAACCTCTACAACGAGGCCTGGCCGATCTTCACGAACTACGGCCCGCACCCGCCGGCCAAGTTCGTGCACGGCTCCGGCGACCGGGTCGGGCACGCCGTGAACTCCGCGGTGTCCCCGGGGTGCGTCATCTCCGGCGCGACGGTCACCGACTCCGTCCTCTCACCGCGGGTCATGGTGCACAGCTTCAGCCACGTGACCGGCTCGGTGCTCATGGACCGGGTCGAGGTCGGGCGCTCGTGCCAGATCCACCGCGCGATCATCGACAAGGACGTCCGGGTGCCCGCCGGGGTGCACATCGGCGTCGACCACGAGCACGACCGGCAGCGGGGCTTCACGGTCACCGACTCGGGCATCGTCGTCGTCGGCAAGGGCACGGTCATCTCCGAGTAGGACCGCGCAGGACGGCCCCGGAGGAGGACCTCGGCTCAGAAGCCGGTGGCGTGGAAGCCGCCGTCCACGTGCACGATCTCGCCGGTCGTCGCCGGGAACCAGTCGGACAGCAGCGCCACGCACGCCTGGGCCGCCGGGACCGGGTCCTTGACGTCCCAGCCCAGGGGCGAGTGCTCGCTCCACCGGGCGAACTGGTCGAACTCCGGGATCGACTTGGCCGCCGTGGTCGAGATCGGCCCGGCGGAGACGAGGTTGGAGCGGATGCCCTTCGGCCCCAGGTCCCGGGCGAGGTAGCGGCTGGTCGCCTCGAAGGCCGCCTTGGAGACACCCATCCAGTCGTAGACCGGCCAGGCGTACTGCGCGTCGAAGGTGAGCCCGACGACCGCGCCTCCCTCGCGCATACGCGGCAGGGCGGCCACCGCCAGCGACTTCAGGGAGTAGGCGCTGACCTGCATCGCCGTCGCGACGTCCTCCCACGACGCCCCGAGGAAGTCGAAGGCCCCCCGCGGGGCGAAGCCGATGGAGTGCAGCACCCCGTCGAGGTGGTCGGTGTGCTCACCGACGCGGTCCGCCAGGGTGTCGAGGTGCTCGTCGTTCTGCACGTCCAGCTCGATGACCGGCGCGGCCCGCGGCAGCCGGCGGCTGATGGCCTGGGTGATCTTCAACGTCCGGCCGAACGAGGTGAGCACCACCTCGGCTCCCTGCTCCTGGGCGAGCCGGGCCACGTGGAAGGCGATGGAGGAGTCCATGAGGACACCGGTGATCAGGAGCTTCTTTCCCTCGAGGAGCATGGGGGAACTCTAGTGCGTCCCCCGGCGTGATCCGCCGCCTCCCGGCCCGTGTCGCCGGTCTGGTTCAGTGGCCCATCCCGAGCCCGCCGTCGACGGGGATCACCGCGCCGCTGATGTAGGCCGCGTCGGGGCCGGCGAGGAAGCGCACGACCCCGGCCACCTCCTCGGGCCGGGCGAACCTCCCGGCGGGGATGCCGGACAGGTAGGTCGCGCGCCGGTCCTCGGACAGCTGCTCGGTCATCTCCGTCTCGATGAACCCGGGGGCGACGACGTTGGCGGTGATGCCGCGTCCCCCCAGCTCACGGGTAATCGAGCGGGCGAGGCCGACGAGCCCGGCCTTGGACGCGGCGTAGTTGGTCTGCCCCGGCGAGCCGTAGAGCCCCACCACGGAGGAGATGAGGATGATCCGTCCCGCGCGGGCCCGGATCATGCCCTTGGACGCGCGGCGCGCGCACCGGAAGGCACCGGCGAGGTTGGTGTCCAGGACCGACTCGAACTCCTCGTCGCTCATCCGCATGAGCAGGGTGTCCTTGGTGATGCCGGCGTTGGCGACGAGCACGTCCACCGGGCGTCCGAGCAGCTGCTCGGCCTCGGTGAAGGCGGCGTCCACGCTGGCTGCGTCGGTCACGTCGCAGCGCACACCGCGCAGGCCCTCGGGGGGCTCGCCGCTGCGGTGGGTGATGACGACGTCGTCGCCGGCCTCGGCGAACGCGCGGGCGATGGCCAGACCGATACCGCGGTTGCCACCGGTCACGAGCACGGCGGCCGGGGGGACGGAGGGGTCGCTGGGATTCGTCACGGGGCCACCGTAGTCGTATCGTGGAGATGTGCCCACCTCCTCCGCCCCGCGCGCCGGAGCACGACGCCCGGCGCAGGGGGTGACGAGCGCCCGACGCTCCGTCGAGGACGACCGGAAGCGTCGGATGTGGCAGTACCTCACGGCCATGGGCATCCGGACGGTCTCCTTCCCCGTCGCGGTGTGGGCGTTCACGACCCAGCGGTACGCCCTCGCCTGGGTGGCCGTCTTCCTCGCCGTGGTCATCCCCGCGTTCGCGGTCATGGTCGCCAACGCGGTCGACCAGAGGCGCGGCCCGGCGTCCGCGCCCCAGGCGCCGACCCGCGGCCTGGGCACCGGCCCCGTGCCCGACCCGGCCGCCGCCGACGGTGCCCGCAGCGCGACGGTCATCAGCGGCACGGTCGTGGGCGACCGGCACACCCCACGCGGCCCCGACGCGTCGTGACGCCGGCCGGACCCGGTCTCGTCTGCAGCGCCAAGGCGTGCCGTCGGCAGGCCGGACGCGCCGTCGTGTGGCGCAACCCGAGGCTGCACACCCCCGACCGCCGCAAGGTGTGGCTGGCCTGCCCCGCGCACGAGGAGCACCTGCGCGACTTCCTGCAGCTGCGCGGCTTCCTCCTCGAGGTCGTCGGGGTGGACGAGCTGACCGAGGCGGACGGCTGAGGTGTGGCAGGTCCTGCGCCGACCCCGCTGGCTCGGCTACCTCGCGCTCGCCGTGCTGTTCGCGGTCATCACCGCGGGCCTGGGCTCCTGGCAGTGGCACCGGCACCAGGGCAGGGTCGAGGACCGCGCCGTGGTCGAGGCGAACTACGGGCAGGCTCCGGTGCCCCTGGACGAGGCCCTGGGCCGCGAGGGCGAGCTCGCGGACCCGCAGCGGTGGACGCGGGTCGAGGCGACCGGTCGCTACCTCGCCGACGAGCAGCACCTCGTCCGCAACCGTCCCTACGAGGGCGTCTTCGGCTACGAGGTGCTGGTGCCCCTGGCCCTGCCGGACGGGTCGGCGCTCGCGGTGGACCGCGGCTGGGTCCGGAACGCCCCCACGGCCCAGCAGCTGCCGGACGTGCCGGACGCCCCCACCGGCGAGGTGACGGTCACCGGGTGGTTGCTGCCCCCCGAGCGTGACCTCGGCCGTGCGCCGGTCCAGGGGCAGCTCGCCTCGATCAGCGTGGACGGGCTCGCCGCGGCGACCGGCCTGGACCTGCGCCCGGCCTACCTCGTGCTGGAGGGCGAGCAGCCGGCGCCGGCGTCCCGCCCCGAGCCGCTCCCGGCGCCCGACACCGGCCTCGGCTCGCACCTCGCCTACGCGCTCCAGTGGTGGCTCACCGTGCCGGTCGGTGTCGTGCTCGTGCTCGTCATGGCTCGTCGCGAGGCGCAGGACGAGGCCCTGGCCGGGTCCGGACGTGGTCGCGACACCGCCGACGTCGACGGCGGGGACCGATCGCTGGTGGGGGCCTCCTCCGGCGCCTCGGCCACGCCGCCGGGCCGCCGCCGCCCCCCGCGCAGCCGCAAGGTCCGCATCTGGGACGAGGAGGACGTCTGACCCGCCCTCCGGTGCGGGGTCAGTCGCGGAACTGGGTGCGGTAGAGCGCGGCGTAGAGACCGCCCTCGGCGAGCAGCTGCTCGTGGGTGCCGCGCTGGACGACCCGCCCGTGCTCCAGCACGAGGATCTCGTCGGCGTCGCGCACCGTCGAGAGGCGGTGGGCGATGACGAGCGAGGTGCGCCCCTGCAGCGCCTCGTCCAGCGCGCGCTGGACCGCCGCCTCGGACTCGCTGTCCAGGTGGGCGGTCGCCTCGTCGAGCACCACCACGGCCGGTGACTTGAGCAGCAGACGGGCGATGGCCAGCCGCTGCTTCTCCCCGCCGGAGAGCCGGTGGCCGCGGTCCCCGACCACGGTGTCCAGGCCGTCCGGCAGACGCCGGACGAGGTCGGCGATCCGGGCGCCCTCGAGGGCGTGCCAGATCTGGGTCTCGCTGGCCTCGGGCCGGGCGTAGAGCAGGTTGGCGCGCACGGTGTCGTTGAACATGTGCGCCTCCTGCGTCACCACCCCCACCGTCTCGCGCAGCGCGTCGAAGGACACGTCCCGCAGGTCCACCCCGCCGATCCGCACCCGCCCCGCCGAGGGGTCGTAGAGCCGCGCCACCAGGGTGGTGAGGGTGGTCTTGCCGGCGCCCGAGGGTCCGACGAGCGCCACCATGGACCCGGCCGGCACGGTCGCGGTGACGTCCTGCAGCACCTGGTGACCGTCCTGGGTCTCGGCCCCCGGGCGCTGCTCGAGCGAGGCGATGGACACCTCGTCGGCGGAGGGGTAGGCGAAGCTGACGCCCTCGAGCTCCACCGACACCGGCCCGGAGGGGATGGCGCGGGGCCGGTCCGCCTCACCCACCAGCGGGCGAAGGTCGAGCACCTCGAAGATCCGCTCGAAGCTCACCAGGGCGGTCATGATGTCCACCCGCACGTTGGACAGCGAGGTGAGCGGGCCGTACATCCGGGTGAGCAGCGTGGACATGGCGACCAGGGTGCCGGTCGTGAGCGACCCCGAGACGACCATGAGTCCGCCCATGCCGTAGACCAGCGCGGTGGCCAGCGCCGCGACCAGACCCAGCGCCGCCATGAAGAACACCCGGTTGACCGCGATGGCGATCCCGGAGTCGCGCACCCCGGCGGCACGCTCGGCATACTCCTCGTCCTCGGTCGCCGGCCGCCCGAAGAGCCGCACGAGCAGGGCGCCACCGACGTTGAAGCGCTCGGTCATCCGCGCCTGCATGTCGGCGTTGAGCCCCATCTGGCGCCGGGTCAGCGCGGAGAGCCGGGCCCCCATGAAGCGCGCCGGGACGATGAACAGCGGCACGAGGGCCAGGGCCAGCAGGGTGATCTGCCAGCTCATGGAGAACAGCGCCACGAGGATGAGCACCAGCTGCACCAGGCTGCTGACGAAGCCGGACAGGATGGAGGTGAACGCGGTCTGGGCGCCGATGACGTCGGTGTTGAGCCGCGAGACGAGGGCGCCGGTCTGGGCGCGGGTGAAGAAGGCGATCGGCTGGCGCAGGACGTGCGCGAAGACCTGGCGCCGCAGGTGGTAGATGAGACCCTCGCCGATCCGGGAGCCGAACCAGCGCGTGACGATGGTCACCACCGCCTCGAGCACCGCGAGACCCGCGACCAGGAGGGAGAGCCGGACGACGACGTCGCGGTCCCCCACCTCGACGCCGTCGTCGATGATGCGGCCCAGCAGCAGCGGCACCGCGGTGACGATGGCCCCGGCCACGATGGTCAGTGCGAGGTAGGCGGCGATCCGGCCGAGGAAGGGGCGACCGTAGGACGCGACCCGGCGCGCGGTGTCCCTCCCGATCCGCCGGTCCTGGACGCTGCGGTCCTGGGCGAAGCTGCGGAACGAGCCGCCGCGCATACCGACCGTCACTGGGCCACCTTCCTGACGCCCTCAGGCCAGGGCGATGAGATCTTCGTAGTCACGTCCCCACAGGTCCTCGACCCCGTCGGGGAGCAGGAGCACCCGCTCGGGCTCCAGGGCCCGGACGGCGCCCTCGTCGTGGCTGACCAGGACGACGGCCCCCTCGTAGGAACGCAGCGCGGACAGCACCTCTTCCCGGGAGGCCGGGTCGAGGTTGTTGGTCGGCTCGTCCAGGAGCAGCACGTTGGCGGCGGACACGACGAGGGTGGCCAGGGCCAGCCGCGTCTTCTCCCCACCGGACAGCACGCCCGCGGGCTTGTCGACGTCGTCGCCGGAGAAGAGGAAGGAGCCCAGGACCTTGCGGGTCTCGGTCTCGTCCAGGTCGGGCGCGGCCGACTTCATGTTGTCCAGCACGCTGCGCCGCACGTCGAGGGTCTCGTGCTCCTGGGCGTAGTAGCCGAGCTTGAGCCCGTGGCCGGGCTGGACCTCGCCCGTGTCCGGGTCGTCGATGCCCGCGAGCAGGCGCAGCAGGGTGGTCTTGCCGGCACCGTTGAGCCCGAGCACCACGACCTTCGAGCCGCGGTCGATCGCCAGGTCGACGTCGGTGAAGATCTCCAGGCTGCCGTAGGACCGGGACAGGCCCTCCGCGGTGAGCGGGGTCCGGCCGCAGGAGGCCGGGGTCGGGAAGCGCAGCTTGGCCACCTTGTCGCTCTGCCGCTCGCCCTCCAGCCCGGCCATCATGCGCTCGGCCCGGCGGGCCATGTTCTGGGCGGCCACCGCCTTGGTCGCCTTCGCGCGCATCTTGTCGGCCTGCGCCAGCAGCGCGGTGGCCTTCTTCTCGGTGTTGGCGCGCTCCCGGTGGCGCCGCCGCTCGTCGGCCTCGCGCTGGGCGAGGTAGGACTTCCACCCCATGTTGTAGACGTCCAGGACCTGCCGGTTCGCGTCGAGGTAGAAGACCTTCGTCACGACGGTCTCGATGAGGTCGACGTCGTGCGAGATCACCATGAGGCCGCCGGTGTGGGACTTGAGGTGCTCGCGCAGCCAGGCGACCGAGTCGGCGTCCAGGTGGTTGGTCGGCTCGTCGAGCAGGAGCGTGTCGGCGCCGGAGAAGAGGATGCGCGCCAGCTCGATGCGGCGGCGCTGCCCGCCGGAGAGGGTGCGCAGGGGCTGCTCGAGGACCCGGTCCGGCAGGCCCAGGCTGCTGGCGATCGAGGCGGCCTCGGACTCGGCGGCATACCCTCCGCGGCTGCTGAACTCCGCGTCCAGCCGCGTGTAGCGCGCCATCGCCCGGTCGCGCTCCTCGCCGTCGGCGGCGGCCATGGTCTCCTCCGCCCGGCGCAGCCCGCGGATGATCTCGTCGAGCCCGCGCGCGGAGAGGATGCGGTCCCGCCCGAGCACCTCCAGGTCCCCGGTGCGGGGGTCCTGCGGGAGGTAGCCGATCTGCCCCGTGCGGGTGATGGTGCCGCCGGCCGGCTGCCCCTCGCCGGAGAGCAGCCGGGTGAGGGTCGTCTTGCCGGCGCCGTTGCGCCCGACCAGACCGACGCGGTCCCCGGGACCGACGCGGAAGGTGACGTCCTCCATGAGCAGGCGGGAGCCCACCCGGATCTCGACACCGGCTGCGCTGATCACGGGCGGGCTCCTTCTCGGGCGGCGGGCAGCACGGGGGGACGGCGCTGCGGGAGGGGTGTGGTGCCTCCCGGACGGCCTCGGGTGCGTCCCAGGGGGCAGGTGACTAGTCTACGCGCTGTGGCTCCGGTCCTCCGACCGGCGCGGACGCACCGGGACGGAGCATCGATGACCTTCAGGGAGAACGCCAACATCGGCGGCGGGCGGGCCCGTCGTGCCGGGGGCGGCGGCAAGGTGGCGGTCGGCGGCGGCCTCGGTGCCCTGGTGCTGGCGCTGGTGGTCATGCTGCTCGGCGGTGACCCGGGGCAGGTCCTCGGCTCCGCGCAGGAGGAGTCGCCGCAGGCGGAGAATGTCGACCTGGCCGAGTGCCAGACGGGCGCCGACGCCAACGCCGACGTCGACTGTCGGATGAAGGCCACCATGGTCTCGCTGGAGGACTACTGGACGGCCGTGCTGCCCGACGCCGAGCCGACCACGGCTATCCTCTTCTCCGGGTCGGTGCAGACCCAGTGCGGGTCCGCCTCCAGCGCCGTCGGGCCCTTCTACTGCCCGCTGGACCGGCGCATCTACCTCGACACCGGGTTCTTCGACCAGCTCGAGGGCCAGCTGGGCGCGGACGGGGGCAGCTTCAGCCAGATGTACGTCCTCGCCCACGAGTACGGCCACCACGTCCAGAACTGGACCGGTGCCCTGCAGTACTCCCAGCAGGACCCCCGGGGGCCGGAGTCCGGCGCGGTCCGCGTCGAGCTGCAGGCGGACTGCTTCGCCGGCGCCTGGGCGGGCAACGCGACCCGCACCGAGGACGACGCGGGCAACGCCCTGCTCGAGGAGCTGACCCGCGAGGACGTCGAGTCCGCGCTGTCGGCCGCCTCGGCCGTCGGCGACGACTCCATCCAGGAGCGGGTGCAGGGACAGGTCACCCCGCACACCTGGAGCCACGGCAGCTCCGAGCAGCGGATGGGGTGGTTCATGCGCGGCTACGAGTCCGGCGACGCCAACCGCTGCGACACCCTCAACGCGAGCAGCGTCGACGACTACGAGGGGTGAGCGAGGTCACACCTCGGACGACGGAATAGCGGGGCCATAACGCCCTGTTGGGACGAGGGTTGCATCACCTCATCCCCCACCGGAAGGTTCCGCCGTGCTGTCCCGTCTTCGTCGGGTGTCCTTCGGCACCCAGGTGCTCATCGGTCTCGTGCTCGGTGTCGTCCTGGGTCTCGTGGCCCGGTCCACCGGCGCCAGCGCCGACAACCCCACCTGGTTGTCCGAGACGTTGTCCATCATCGGCTCCTCGTTCGTCACCCTGCTGCGCACCATCGTGCCGCCGCTGGTCTTCCTCGCGATCGTGTCCTCGATCGCCAACCTGCGCCAGGTGACCAACGCGGCCCGCCTGGCCTGGCAGACGCTGCTGTGGTTCGCGATCACCGCCCTGATCTCGGTCTCCATCGGTATGGTCGTCGGCTGGGTCGTCGACCCCGCCCGCGGCGCTGGGGTCACCGAGGCCGACGCCGCCGCACCCTCGAGCACCGGCGGCTGGCTGGACTTCCTCACC
This genomic window from Serinicoccus chungangensis contains:
- a CDS encoding ABC transporter ATP-binding protein is translated as MRGGSFRSFAQDRSVQDRRIGRDTARRVASYGRPFLGRIAAYLALTIVAGAIVTAVPLLLGRIIDDGVEVGDRDVVVRLSLLVAGLAVLEAVVTIVTRWFGSRIGEGLIYHLRRQVFAHVLRQPIAFFTRAQTGALVSRLNTDVIGAQTAFTSILSGFVSSLVQLVLILVALFSMSWQITLLALALVPLFIVPARFMGARLSALTRRQMGLNADMQARMTERFNVGGALLVRLFGRPATEDEEYAERAAGVRDSGIAIAVNRVFFMAALGLVAALATALVYGMGGLMVVSGSLTTGTLVAMSTLLTRMYGPLTSLSNVRVDIMTALVSFERIFEVLDLRPLVGEADRPRAIPSGPVSVELEGVSFAYPSADEVSIASLEQRPGAETQDGHQVLQDVTATVPAGSMVALVGPSGAGKTTLTTLVARLYDPSAGRVRIGGVDLRDVSFDALRETVGVVTQEAHMFNDTVRANLLYARPEASETQIWHALEGARIADLVRRLPDGLDTVVGDRGHRLSGGEKQRLAIARLLLKSPAVVVLDEATAHLDSESEAAVQRALDEALQGRTSLVIAHRLSTVRDADEILVLEHGRVVQRGTHEQLLAEGGLYAALYRTQFRD
- a CDS encoding neutral zinc metallopeptidase, with amino-acid sequence MTFRENANIGGGRARRAGGGGKVAVGGGLGALVLALVVMLLGGDPGQVLGSAQEESPQAENVDLAECQTGADANADVDCRMKATMVSLEDYWTAVLPDAEPTTAILFSGSVQTQCGSASSAVGPFYCPLDRRIYLDTGFFDQLEGQLGADGGSFSQMYVLAHEYGHHVQNWTGALQYSQQDPRGPESGAVRVELQADCFAGAWAGNATRTEDDAGNALLEELTREDVESALSAASAVGDDSIQERVQGQVTPHTWSHGSSEQRMGWFMRGYESGDANRCDTLNASSVDDYEG
- a CDS encoding SURF1 family protein, with amino-acid sequence MWQVLRRPRWLGYLALAVLFAVITAGLGSWQWHRHQGRVEDRAVVEANYGQAPVPLDEALGREGELADPQRWTRVEATGRYLADEQHLVRNRPYEGVFGYEVLVPLALPDGSALAVDRGWVRNAPTAQQLPDVPDAPTGEVTVTGWLLPPERDLGRAPVQGQLASISVDGLAAATGLDLRPAYLVLEGEQPAPASRPEPLPAPDTGLGSHLAYALQWWLTVPVGVVLVLVMARREAQDEALAGSGRGRDTADVDGGDRSLVGASSGASATPPGRRRPPRSRKVRIWDEEDV
- the abc-f gene encoding ribosomal protection-like ABC-F family protein, with product MISAAGVEIRVGSRLLMEDVTFRVGPGDRVGLVGRNGAGKTTLTRLLSGEGQPAGGTITRTGQIGYLPQDPRTGDLEVLGRDRILSARGLDEIIRGLRRAEETMAAADGEERDRAMARYTRLDAEFSSRGGYAAESEAASIASSLGLPDRVLEQPLRTLSGGQRRRIELARILFSGADTLLLDEPTNHLDADSVAWLREHLKSHTGGLMVISHDVDLIETVVTKVFYLDANRQVLDVYNMGWKSYLAQREADERRRHRERANTEKKATALLAQADKMRAKATKAVAAQNMARRAERMMAGLEGERQSDKVAKLRFPTPASCGRTPLTAEGLSRSYGSLEIFTDVDLAIDRGSKVVVLGLNGAGKTTLLRLLAGIDDPDTGEVQPGHGLKLGYYAQEHETLDVRRSVLDNMKSAAPDLDETETRKVLGSFLFSGDDVDKPAGVLSGGEKTRLALATLVVSAANVLLLDEPTNNLDPASREEVLSALRSYEGAVVLVSHDEGAVRALEPERVLLLPDGVEDLWGRDYEDLIALA